Part of the Triticum aestivum cultivar Chinese Spring chromosome 4D, IWGSC CS RefSeq v2.1, whole genome shotgun sequence genome is shown below.
ACACAAAAATATGTGGGTAGGGATTGCTCAAAAAAAAACTGCGGGTAGGGTGATCATCCTAGGAAGAATCCGAATGGTTTTGATGCTTTGTTGTTTCTTTATTGTCTGTCATAGTCAGGCATCTTTGAACTCGGTTTTATATTTGCTTTTGTTGGACCATTTTAATATAAGTACTTCCAGAGCTGCTAATACTTGCACGGCCGGCTGTTCGTTCTCTCATTGTTTTGTGTTCACCTGCTCACCTAGAACGAACTAGATCCCTAGCTGCAACATACTTCTTTTTTAACAAGAGTTGAACGCACTTCCGCTCGAATTTTTACTGAACACAACCATTGACTCCACGGACCAGAGTTGGATTAAGCTAACATACTATGTACAACCACAAGGTTATTTATTCTATCTGGTAATTAACTTCACGGTCACGCTGTTGTCCATCGATATTCACACATCATCCTAGAGTAAAACGTGCGTTCTACGTACATGTGCAAGACTACAGCTATATAAGCACATCCCTTCCACCCATAGTTGACAGACCAAAGCACTACCAAGCTAATTGTAGTATCAGCAAGCACTAGTCGAGCAGATCATGGCCATCCCAAAGGCACTGCTTCTTGCCATCATAGGCAGCATCTGCTTATGCAGTAGCACCGTTCTATCAGCTCGGGAACTTGGTGACGCGGCCATGGTGGAGAAGCATGAGCAGTGGATGGCGAAGTTTAACCGTGTTTACAAGGACATCACCGAGAAGGCGCAGCGGTTCAAGGCGTTCAAGGCCAATGTTGCCTTCATCGAGTCGTTCAACACCGGAAATCACAAGTTCTGGCTCGGTGTCAACCAATTCACCGATCTCACCAACGATGAGTTCAGAGCAACCAAGACCAACAAGGGCCTCAAAAGAAATGGTGCTAGGGCTCCAACTAGGTTCAAGTACAACAATGTCAGCACTGATGCACTTCCAGCGGCAGTTGATTGGAGGACAAAGGGCGTCGTCACTCCTATCAAAGACCAAGGGCAATGTGGTAAGTAAATTTAGGTAGTATGTATATATCATATTCTCATGATAACTGAAATTATACTAAGTACGTCAATATTTTTGTAGGCTGTTGTTGGGCTTTTTCGGCCGTGGCTGCAACCGAGGGCATTGTGAAATTAAGCACAGGGAAGCTCGTCTCCTTGTCTGAGCAAGAGCTAGTTGACTGTGATGTCCATGGTGTGGATCAGGGGTGTGAGGGTGGCGAGATGGACGAcgccttcaagttcatcatcaagaaCGGCGGCCTCACCACCGAGGCCAACTACCCATACACCGCACAAGACGGACGGTGCAAAACCAGCACTACAAGCAACAGTGTTGCAACCATCAAGGGCTACGAGGATGTGCCCGCCAACGATGAATCTTCTCTTATGAAAGCCGTGGCTAACCAGCCTGTATCAGTAGCTGTGGACGGAGGGGATGTCATATTTCAACACTACTCCGGCGGGGTTATGACCGGCTCTTGCGGAACTGATTTGGACCATGGGATAGCAGCGATTGGATATGGCATGACGAGTGATGGAACTAAGTATTGGTTGTTAAAAAACTCATGGGGCACGACATGGGGCGAGAGTGGGTACCTCAGAATGGAGAAGGATATTTCCGACAAGAGTGGTATGTGTGGCTTGGCCATGCAACCTTCCTACCCCACCGAGTAGGGAAATACATCGGCATGTATATCTACAAATATTACATAAATACATGTATTTTTATCTGTATGTATGTACCTTTCATTGCACTACATTGTTTCGTGTTTGGACAGTCACTAAATGTTCCGTAAATATATATAAAGAAGATAGATGAATTCGAGCTTAAATGCTAAATGCTCTATGGCGATGTTTATGCTGAAATCCATTTTGTTTAAATCCACAAATTGATTCGAACAATATTTTTTTCTCGAAAATGGGAGGACGCCCCTGATCTTTGCATCGATCAATGCACACATCCATCGTATTGAAGAAATTTATTACATAGTGTTCCGCTACACATGAATAAAAGGCGCAAGAATAAGAAACAATGTACAATTCAGGACACTATTACTAGGCCGTCACTCATATTGGCTAAATAAAGCTTGAACTACCACCTTCAAGCGGTTGCACCCAAAGTCTACAATATTCTACGCTTTTCACACGCTGCAATAAAGCACATATGATAACCAAAAGAAATTAGAATATATAAATTTTGAGGGCGTATTTTTCTTCAAAATATGGCCAAAGTGGCATTAGTCAACACGCCACGTGGGTAGGTCATACCTGGGTTGCACTGATGAATTTCCATACTTACAGAACCAAGATGACACACCTAGAATATCTTTGGGGCTTCCGATGCATTTTACTTTCTAGGAAACCAGTACACTAGTTGAGTCCACCCGGCAAGGCGACTAGGGAAAGCCTTCCTCCCTTGATCTCCACCGGCGAGCTtgtggattcgcctcccctctgCTTGCCACtatggctgccggtggcggggatgAGATTTCTGTTGCCTCAGATCCGGCTAGTAGATTGGTAGGGTTTTAGCCCTCGCAAGGGCGGCGTTTGGGTGGATGGCGGCGCTTCTTCGAGTCAGTCTTCTGGGCTTTGATTCTCCTCAAGTTCGTTTGTTGGAACGGATTAGACGGAGTGCCGACGTAGATTCTTGCCGGCTCCATGGGGCGgcaaggttagggtttctcgtcgtgCATACGAAACGACGATATTTGGTGTCAGGTTCTTTAGATCGATTCAAGGACTCAACGGTGACGACTGCGGTTCCGGGGCGCTGGTCCTCAGGGGCACGTGAACGAAGACTTCCCGGCTACCGTCAACAAGTTTAGTCCGGCTCTGGTATgagagcggcggcagcggcgcggcagCGGCTCGTTCTGGCAGCGGCAATGGTCGTTCGGTGGTCCATGGACCaaaatataatttttattatgtttgaagtGTTTTGTACTTCCAGTGAATATTTATAATAGATATGACCCTTTTCGCAAAAAAAATTGAGTCCACCCATCCATTTTGGACATGTGAGAGCTCACAAAATAGCCTTTTCTCTTGCTTTATAGATAAACTCAATTGACAGAATGATACAAGATGTTGTGGTAACCCTCTTACAAAGCCGGTCAAAGAAAACTAGGCTAAAACAAGATGATTGCGCTAACACTACACAAGGGATGCTCTACTGGATGTTGGCGGCTTGCCGCCGAGCAGAAGCACGAGAGTAGCAGGACAACGAGAAGCGCCTATAAGCCTACAAAAAGCAAACCCATGTCTCTTGGATAAAATCACCGAACTTTATCACAAAACATCCACCAAAAATGCCGCTAGAGAGGGCCCTCTACCGAGTGCTAACCCTGTAGGCGTGCAGTTTGGATCAAGGTAGCTGAAGACATAGTCCCGTGTAGGAGAGGACACAAACGAGACCGCCAAACGATAGAGCCGAAGATGCATCATCTCAATATCAAGCCTATGATGACGCCCCAAAATGGTGAAGACGCAACGCGCCATCATCAAGTCTAGCAATGGACATGGTTTTCCCCCGAGCATGGACAAGGGGTCGAGGTAAAACCACGACATCACCACTAGGAGGGACACAACACCCGCAGGCGACGGCGGTGGCATCGCCGAGAGGCATTGGGCTTTCGCTCGGTACCTCCCTCACTCCTTGCATATGAACCCTGGCACATGGCCCTTATGCCTGGATGGCATCAGTAGAAAATGGATGGCCTAAATGCAAGGGTTTTACGCTCATAGCATCAACTTACAGTGGAAGGACACTGAGTGAACCTAGTTTTCGGGATAATCAAACAACTTGACTAGGATCGGCGGAACACGGAGGAGAATAGACATGATTATATGTTTTTTTGAACGGTCACCGGGTGGGAGGTCCCCATatgaatatattgctcaaaaagCTGCC
Proteins encoded:
- the LOC123099444 gene encoding senescence-specific cysteine protease SAG39-like, which codes for MAIPKALLLAIIGSICLCSSTVLSARELGDAAMVEKHEQWMAKFNRVYKDITEKAQRFKAFKANVAFIESFNTGNHKFWLGVNQFTDLTNDEFRATKTNKGLKRNGARAPTRFKYNNVSTDALPAAVDWRTKGVVTPIKDQGQCGCCWAFSAVAATEGIVKLSTGKLVSLSEQELVDCDVHGVDQGCEGGEMDDAFKFIIKNGGLTTEANYPYTAQDGRCKTSTTSNSVATIKGYEDVPANDESSLMKAVANQPVSVAVDGGDVIFQHYSGGVMTGSCGTDLDHGIAAIGYGMTSDGTKYWLLKNSWGTTWGESGYLRMEKDISDKSGMCGLAMQPSYPTE